CTGCTAACAAGTTAATATATATGGCATCAATAGGTGACAAGACTCGTGTTGCTTCAACCGAGCACAGGTACATAATATTTAGTGTTCTACATAGATCATGTGCAAAAGAAAtcttatttttctttattttttgctTTTATTTTGGCTTTGGTTTTGGTTTTAGGGTGGCGGTTGTGACCGGAGGAAACAAAGGTATCGGGCTTGAGATATGTCGCCAGTTGGCCTCAAACGGGATCACTGTCGTACTAGCCGCTAGAGATGAGGGTCGGGGATTGGAAGCTGCCGGCAAGCTCAAAGATTCCGGGCTCTTGAATGTTGTTTTTCATCAACTCGATATTAAAGATCCAACGAGTATTTCTAGGTTCACCAAATTCGTCGAATCTCAATTTGAGAAACTTGATATCTTGGTAAGTGAAAAAAATAGTGTTAAAGTCGGTTTCTCAACTGTATAGAGGAAATGTTTGTCCTCATCTCACCCTCTGCTGACCCTACTAATTGCTTGGATTTTACTCAATATAATTCTTTTAATATGTTCCTTAAGTAATCCTGAATGGTTTTTACATGTTCTTAGAAGTTGgaacataaaataaaaatatataacctTGAATGAATCTTTTTTGATGATCTAATTATTTGAAAATACAATATATAttgttatttattaaaaaaaacatagatTATACACAATAAAAAATAAATTGTGTAGTGTAAAATGTTTTCCATGTATAACGCAGGTGAATAACGCAGCTGAAAATggacttattgtaaattatgatgAATTTAGAGCCTTCAAAGATGGAGCAGGATATGTAAGTGCATACctttttttgtttattgttaATGTTTATTATCTAGTATACATGTGTTGTATATTACTATaaaataatttatatattaaaaacatacaCAAATTTACTACATTTTCGTCAAGTGTcaataggattttttttttaaattttttgaagAATATAAACATGGTATTGTATATGGTTTGTAGGAGTATGTGTATGATGAAAACGCACACATTTTAGCGTCGATGATAGAGGAACCTTATAATTTGGGGGAAGAATGTATAAAGACGAATTATTATGGAACTAAAGCAGTAACCGAAGCGTTACTCCCCCTTCTCCAACTCTCAAACACACCAAGAATCGTCAATGTTTCTTCAAACTATGGAGAGCTACACGTAAGTAATTATTCACACTCGCGAAAAATAAAACGCAATATTTCACATGTCATTGGAAACTAATTAAACTAGCTTTCATAGTTTCATCATATCTTCTTGCTTTTTAGTGGATCAGCAATGAGACGGTGAGAGCCGAGTTCTTAGATATCGACAACCTTACCGAAGAAAGGATTGATGGGATCATTCAAAGGTTTTTGAGGGATTTCAAGGACAATAAGTTGGTTGAG
The Helianthus annuus cultivar XRQ/B chromosome 6, HanXRQr2.0-SUNRISE, whole genome shotgun sequence genome window above contains:
- the LOC110864387 gene encoding (+)-neomenthol dehydrogenase — encoded protein: MASIGDKTRVASTEHRVAVVTGGNKGIGLEICRQLASNGITVVLAARDEGRGLEAAGKLKDSGLLNVVFHQLDIKDPTSISRFTKFVESQFEKLDILVNNAAENGLIVNYDEFRAFKDGAGYEYVYDENAHILASMIEEPYNLGEECIKTNYYGTKAVTEALLPLLQLSNTPRIVNVSSNYGELHWISNETVRAEFLDIDNLTEERIDGIIQRFLRDFKDNKLVENGWPLTCAAYKIAKASLNAYTRLMARKYNNILVNCVHPGYVITDITSHTGHLTPEEGAKAPVMLALLPNDGPSGVYFNQMEIASF